One Candidatus Cloacimonadota bacterium genomic window, CGCCCAAATTTGAGAGATCTGGTTTCAACTCCTTCATGTCGGCTCCTTGTAAGTGATTTAGAATTACTTTTAGAAAGAGGGGATATTTGTCAAGTGTGGTTCCATATAAAACTAAAAGCCCCTCTCTCAAAGGAAAGGGGCATACTTGTAATTAGTTATGGGTTATAATTATCCCAGTTGTTTGATTACAGCTTTGCCAGGGAAGTAAGCATTCTCGCCCAATTCTTCCTCAATTCGCATCAGTTGGTTATATTTATCAACTCGTTCGCTACGTGAGATGCTTCCAGTCTTGATCTGTCCGGTATTCATCGCCACAGCCAAATCGGCAATAAAGGTGTCTCCCGTTTCGCCGCTGCGATGTGAAACCACAGTAGTCCACCCAGCTTTATGTGCGGTATTGATGGCATCTATAGTTTCGGTAACGCTGCCAATCTGATTGAGCTTAATCAACACAGAATTTGCCACATTTTCGGCAATGCCTTTACGAATTAGCTTGGGATTTGTAACTAATAGATCATCTCCAACTAATTGGATCTTAGAACCTAAGCGCTGATTCAATATCTTCCAGCCTGACCAGTCGTTCTCCGCTAATCCATCTTCCAAAGAGCATATTGGATATTTGGCAACAAGACCCTCGTAATAGGCTATCAGCTCATCACTGCTTAGTATTTTGCCGTCGATGGCGTAATTTCCATCTTTTTGAACAAATGAAGACGCCGCCGCATCAAGGGCTATATAGATATCCTCCCCAGACTTATATCCTGCTTTGGTAATTGCTTCTACTATTACAATCAAAGCCTCTTCGTTGGAAGCCAAATTGGGTGCAAAACCGCCTTCATCCCCAACTGATGTGGCAAGACCACGTCCCTTCAAGATGGATTTGAGTGTATGAAACACCTCGGCATTCATGCGCAGAGCTTCACGAAAGCTTTTTGCGCCCAGCGGCATCACCATAAATTCCTGAATATCTACGTTGTTATCTGCATGTTCGCCTCCGTTGATGATGTTACTCATTGGGACCGGTAGAGTAAAGGCATTCACTCCACCCAAATAGCGATACAACGGAATATCCAGCTCTAAAGCAGAAGCGCGGGCAGCAGCCATAGAAACCGCCAAAATAGCATTAGCCCCAAGCTTGGCTTTGTTCTCTGTGGCATCCAGTTCCAGCATCATCCTGTCTAAATTCGCCTGCAATACCGAGTCCACACCAAGCAATTCCGGTCCTATAATTTCATCGATATTCTGAACTGCTCTCAAGACTCCCTTGCCAAAATAACGGCTCTTATCGCCATCACGTAATTCGATGGCTTCTCGTTCTCCCGTAGAAGCGCCGCTTGGTACTCCGGCGTGAGCTATAACTCCGCTTTCCAGATGAATATCCGCCTCTACCGTAGGGTTTCCTCTGGAATCTAGAATCTCACGTCCTTTGATATATATTATTTCGGACATTATTTCCTCCTGTCCATTGATAATTGCACTTGGTTCAAACCTTCTTGAGGCTTGGAAACATAATCATTAAGACAAGATAAACACTATTCACAAATTGTCAAGCTCATGCAGCATTTCCAATGCCAATTTCTACGCCGAGCAAGCACAAACCGGAAAGCCATCTTCCGGTTTGATCTTGTCTCGAGCCACCTGCTTTTGTTCTTGACTGATGTTATCTATTTCTAATATATCCTGACAGTCTAATTGTCCAATTCGCTTCTTGATCCGCTCTATCGGCTTTTTTGGACATTTAGTTTTAAATGCCTGAGGTCTAAGTAGTTTAATTTGTAACGATTATCTTCTTGTTGATGCACTGTTTATTCGCATCTTCCACGCGCATAAAGTACACTCCGCTACCCACAGCTTGGCCATTGGCATCTTTTCCGTTCCAGCTATACTGATCGTCCTGAATATTGGTGGATAGTACTCTTTGCCCGCGAAGATTATAAATTTTCAGCATTGGTTTTTCCATACCTTTTACACTCAGATGCAGGGCGCTATTGCCTTTAAAACTAATCGGATTAGGATAGATCTTGATTTGGGGCATT contains:
- the eno gene encoding phosphopyruvate hydratase, with protein sequence MSEIIYIKGREILDSRGNPTVEADIHLESGVIAHAGVPSGASTGEREAIELRDGDKSRYFGKGVLRAVQNIDEIIGPELLGVDSVLQANLDRMMLELDATENKAKLGANAILAVSMAAARASALELDIPLYRYLGGVNAFTLPVPMSNIINGGEHADNNVDIQEFMVMPLGAKSFREALRMNAEVFHTLKSILKGRGLATSVGDEGGFAPNLASNEEALIVIVEAITKAGYKSGEDIYIALDAAASSFVQKDGNYAIDGKILSSDELIAYYEGLVAKYPICSLEDGLAENDWSGWKILNQRLGSKIQLVGDDLLVTNPKLIRKGIAENVANSVLIKLNQIGSVTETIDAINTAHKAGWTTVVSHRSGETGDTFIADLAVAMNTGQIKTGSISRSERVDKYNQLMRIEEELGENAYFPGKAVIKQLG